In Amaranthus tricolor cultivar Red isolate AtriRed21 chromosome 3, ASM2621246v1, whole genome shotgun sequence, a single window of DNA contains:
- the LOC130808843 gene encoding growth-regulating factor 2-like isoform X1 — protein sequence MDFGLVGVEGLVSSQNVSSSEKQQVLEGKPKCNIGSGFFKQQRSDPFGDDENRNSKMVKRDELLGLRYDNVHPKQQMLSFSSSTKPQVSYLTAKDLGFIDDKNTQNLVLSYFQESPYTRNLTGIRGPFTPAQWIELEHQAIIYKYLTANVPVPANLLIPIRKALSSSGFPGFSIGSYPAHSYGWGPFHLGFSGSTDPEPGRCRRTDGKKWRCSRDAVPDQKYCERHINRGRHRSRKPVEGHNGQAVSGPTSTKVVPAMSASMSSLVTSIVGASNSVTIAHQHRCIHDNPGLSVLPPTLNLKTNDSEISIGKQYISFGESSQSEFGLVSTDSLLNPTQKSAYLGCKNYDSPILEFNAQKTQDQYPLRHFMDVWPRDDANRSGIPWSEDLKSDLTRLSMSIPMSTNDFLSSSPDQEKTTVSSLRLARELVVDDTGIRYNAGVPITWENSMGGPLGEVLNNTSNVKSALNLKGDGFDGSPQLGSSPTGVLQSSPFVSLSNSC from the exons ATGGATTTTGGCTTGGTGGGTGTTGAAGGTTTGGTATCGAGTCAAAACGTGTCTTCTTCAGAGAAGCAACAAGTACTAGAAGGAAAACCCAAGTGTAATATTGGATCTGGGTTCTTCAAACAACAAAGATCCGACCCATTTGGTGATGATGAAAATAGGAATTCAAAAATGGTAAAAAGAGATGAACTTTTGGGTTTAAGATATGATAATGTACACCCTAAACAACAAATGCTGAGCTTTTCTTCTTCAACTAAACCTCAAGTTAGCTATCTTACTGCTAAAGATTTGGGATTTATTGATGATAAAAACACTCAAAATCTTGTCCTTTCTTATTTTCAGGAATCCCCTTATACTAGAAATCTTACTG GAATAAGAGGACCTTTTACACCAGCTCAATGGATTGAGTTAGAACATCAGGCTATCATTTACAAGTACCTAACTGCAAATGTTCCTGTTCCTGCCAATTTGCTCATTCCAATTAGAAAAGCTTTAAGCTCTTCTGGGTTTCCTGGCTTCTCTATTGGATCTTATCCTGCCCATTCAT ATGGATGGGGCCCTTTCCATCTAGGATTTTCAGGCAGCACCGATCCTGAGCCCGGGAGGTGTCGTCGTACTGATGGAAAGAAATGGCGGTGCTCTAGGGATGCAGTTCCCGACCAGAAGTATTGTGAAAGACATATAAACCGAGGTCGCCATCGTTCAAGAAAGCCTGTGGAAGGCCACAATGGCCAAGCTGTCTCTGGACCCACTAGCACAAAGGTGGTACCTGCGATGTCTGCCTCCATGTCATCGCTGGTAACATCAATTGTCGGTGCCTCTAACAGTGTCACTATTGCGCATCAGCATCGCTG CATCCATGATAATCCGGGTCTATCCGTGCTGCCTCCTACTTTGAATTTGAAAACCAACGATAGCGAGATTTCTATTGGCAAACAATATATCTCCTTCGGTGAATCTTCACAATCAGAGTTTGGACTTGTGTCTACTGATTCTCTCCTGAATCCTACACAGAAGAGTGCATATTTGGGTTGTAAAAATTACGATTCTCCTATCTTGGAGTTCAATGCTCAGAAAACCCAAGACCAATACCCACTCCGACATTTCATGGATGTCTGGCCCAGGGACGATGCTAATCGTTCTGGCATTCCCTGGTCTGAAGATCTGAAATCAGATTTGACTCGACTCTCGATGTCAATTCCCATGTCAACGAATGACTTCTTATCGTCTTCACCCGATCAAGAGAAAACAACTGTTTCATCTCTGAGGTTGGCCCGTGAGCTTGTTGTGGATGACACAGGCATAAGGTATAATGCCGGGGTACCAATTACATGGGAAAATTCAATGGGAGGACCTTTAGGGGAGGTCCTAAACAATACAAGCAATGTGAAATCAGCCCTAAATCTGAAGGGTGATGGATTTGATGGGAGCCCTCAGCTTGGGTCATCCCCTACCGGAGTCCTGCAGAGTTCACCCTTTGTTTCTCTTTCCAACAGTTGCTAG
- the LOC130808843 gene encoding growth-regulating factor 2-like isoform X2 gives MDFGLVGVEGLVSSQNVSSSEKQQVLEGKPKCNIGSGFFKQQRSDPFGDDENRNSKMVKRDELLGLRYDNVHPKQQMLSFSSSTKPQESPYTRNLTGIRGPFTPAQWIELEHQAIIYKYLTANVPVPANLLIPIRKALSSSGFPGFSIGSYPAHSYGWGPFHLGFSGSTDPEPGRCRRTDGKKWRCSRDAVPDQKYCERHINRGRHRSRKPVEGHNGQAVSGPTSTKVVPAMSASMSSLVTSIVGASNSVTIAHQHRCIHDNPGLSVLPPTLNLKTNDSEISIGKQYISFGESSQSEFGLVSTDSLLNPTQKSAYLGCKNYDSPILEFNAQKTQDQYPLRHFMDVWPRDDANRSGIPWSEDLKSDLTRLSMSIPMSTNDFLSSSPDQEKTTVSSLRLARELVVDDTGIRYNAGVPITWENSMGGPLGEVLNNTSNVKSALNLKGDGFDGSPQLGSSPTGVLQSSPFVSLSNSC, from the exons ATGGATTTTGGCTTGGTGGGTGTTGAAGGTTTGGTATCGAGTCAAAACGTGTCTTCTTCAGAGAAGCAACAAGTACTAGAAGGAAAACCCAAGTGTAATATTGGATCTGGGTTCTTCAAACAACAAAGATCCGACCCATTTGGTGATGATGAAAATAGGAATTCAAAAATGGTAAAAAGAGATGAACTTTTGGGTTTAAGATATGATAATGTACACCCTAAACAACAAATGCTGAGCTTTTCTTCTTCAACTAAACCTCAA GAATCCCCTTATACTAGAAATCTTACTG GAATAAGAGGACCTTTTACACCAGCTCAATGGATTGAGTTAGAACATCAGGCTATCATTTACAAGTACCTAACTGCAAATGTTCCTGTTCCTGCCAATTTGCTCATTCCAATTAGAAAAGCTTTAAGCTCTTCTGGGTTTCCTGGCTTCTCTATTGGATCTTATCCTGCCCATTCAT ATGGATGGGGCCCTTTCCATCTAGGATTTTCAGGCAGCACCGATCCTGAGCCCGGGAGGTGTCGTCGTACTGATGGAAAGAAATGGCGGTGCTCTAGGGATGCAGTTCCCGACCAGAAGTATTGTGAAAGACATATAAACCGAGGTCGCCATCGTTCAAGAAAGCCTGTGGAAGGCCACAATGGCCAAGCTGTCTCTGGACCCACTAGCACAAAGGTGGTACCTGCGATGTCTGCCTCCATGTCATCGCTGGTAACATCAATTGTCGGTGCCTCTAACAGTGTCACTATTGCGCATCAGCATCGCTG CATCCATGATAATCCGGGTCTATCCGTGCTGCCTCCTACTTTGAATTTGAAAACCAACGATAGCGAGATTTCTATTGGCAAACAATATATCTCCTTCGGTGAATCTTCACAATCAGAGTTTGGACTTGTGTCTACTGATTCTCTCCTGAATCCTACACAGAAGAGTGCATATTTGGGTTGTAAAAATTACGATTCTCCTATCTTGGAGTTCAATGCTCAGAAAACCCAAGACCAATACCCACTCCGACATTTCATGGATGTCTGGCCCAGGGACGATGCTAATCGTTCTGGCATTCCCTGGTCTGAAGATCTGAAATCAGATTTGACTCGACTCTCGATGTCAATTCCCATGTCAACGAATGACTTCTTATCGTCTTCACCCGATCAAGAGAAAACAACTGTTTCATCTCTGAGGTTGGCCCGTGAGCTTGTTGTGGATGACACAGGCATAAGGTATAATGCCGGGGTACCAATTACATGGGAAAATTCAATGGGAGGACCTTTAGGGGAGGTCCTAAACAATACAAGCAATGTGAAATCAGCCCTAAATCTGAAGGGTGATGGATTTGATGGGAGCCCTCAGCTTGGGTCATCCCCTACCGGAGTCCTGCAGAGTTCACCCTTTGTTTCTCTTTCCAACAGTTGCTAG